One region of Parafrankia irregularis genomic DNA includes:
- a CDS encoding AraC family transcriptional regulator: MSSRGGTIRAAGVRGFATEVRILGADPTAFVRAVGLAPEVLDHDDIPIAEARLVALLEKAAGDLACPDLGLRIAARHDLGMLGPLALVIANSGTAEQAFVAATRYLGFHSDALRLWRTDDPHGDPRVVAIRYDGHDPVVPPVQAMDAGLGFVHRALELMLGENYGLVSVELSYEPAAPLEVYRTFYGVPVATGAGAAFLRVRAGIFDQPILGARDSLRVQAETYLRTLLPDPADVVARVQRIIRETLVIGSVPLPTVARMLRIEPRTLQRRLADLGVSFTRIVDDVRRDEARRLLTLTDLSFLEVSSRLGFAEQATFSRASRRWWGVPPRGVRARSGTR, from the coding sequence GTGAGCAGTCGCGGGGGCACGATCCGTGCCGCGGGGGTGCGGGGCTTCGCTACGGAGGTGCGCATACTCGGCGCCGATCCGACCGCCTTCGTGCGTGCGGTGGGACTTGCTCCGGAGGTGCTCGACCACGACGACATTCCTATCGCCGAGGCCAGGCTTGTCGCGCTCCTTGAGAAGGCCGCGGGTGACCTGGCCTGTCCGGACCTGGGGTTGCGCATCGCGGCACGACACGATCTCGGGATGCTCGGCCCGTTGGCACTCGTGATCGCCAACTCGGGCACGGCGGAGCAGGCATTCGTCGCGGCGACCCGCTACCTCGGGTTTCACTCCGACGCGCTGCGGTTGTGGCGCACCGACGATCCGCACGGGGATCCGCGCGTGGTCGCGATCCGCTACGACGGGCACGATCCCGTCGTCCCTCCAGTGCAGGCGATGGATGCCGGGCTCGGGTTCGTCCACCGCGCTCTGGAACTGATGCTGGGCGAGAACTACGGGCTGGTCTCGGTCGAGTTGTCGTACGAGCCGGCCGCGCCCCTTGAGGTGTACCGGACGTTCTACGGCGTCCCAGTGGCTACGGGAGCGGGTGCCGCGTTTCTCCGAGTCCGCGCGGGTATCTTCGATCAGCCCATTCTGGGCGCGCGGGACAGCCTTCGGGTGCAGGCGGAGACGTATCTGCGCACACTCCTGCCCGATCCGGCGGACGTCGTCGCGCGGGTCCAACGGATCATTCGGGAAACGCTGGTCATCGGTTCGGTCCCCCTCCCGACGGTCGCCCGGATGTTGCGGATCGAGCCGCGCACGTTGCAGCGCCGACTCGCGGACCTGGGCGTGAGCTTCACCCGGATTGTCGACGACGTGCGCCGGGACGAGGCGCGGCGTTTGCTCACGCTCACCGACCTGTCGTTCCTGGAGGTCTCGTCCCGGCTCGGGTTCGCCGAGCAGGCGACGTTCAGCCGGGCCAGCCGCCGATGGTGGGGCGTGCCGCCCCGCGGAGTGCGAGCCAGGAGCGGCACCCGCTGA
- a CDS encoding IS110 family transposase, whose amino-acid sequence MEAQVARCAGLDVHKDEIVACARITTVPGGPVEVLLHTFGATTRELLGLRDWLVSLGVTRVGMESTGIYWKPVYHILEDVIGECWLLNARHMHNVPGRKTDAADAQWIAELVEYGLVRPSFVPPQPVRELRDLTRYHKAQIEERTREVQRLDKFLQDAGIKLSSVSSSILTVSGRAILESMIEGTTDPEVLSELARGRLRAKIPALREALNGFFTGHHGLIIGEILAKLDYLDEAIDRLSTEIDRVIAPFEAKVALLDTIPGVDRRTAQCLLAEIGPDMSVFPTAGHLASWAGRCPGQHESAGRSKGGKTRKGSKWLRLHLHEAARAASRTRGTYLSAQYKRIKANRGAAKARVAVEHSILVAAWHMLSRGEPYQDLGAGYFTRRQDPDRHAQRLAAQMNSLGYDVVFTKRPTPPTDTPKAA is encoded by the coding sequence ATGGAAGCGCAGGTCGCGCGGTGCGCCGGCCTGGACGTGCACAAGGACGAGATCGTCGCCTGTGCGCGGATCACCACGGTGCCGGGTGGGCCGGTCGAGGTCCTGCTCCACACGTTCGGGGCGACGACCCGGGAGCTGCTGGGTCTGCGGGACTGGCTGGTCTCGCTGGGCGTGACCCGGGTCGGGATGGAGTCGACCGGGATCTACTGGAAGCCCGTCTACCACATCCTGGAGGACGTGATCGGCGAGTGCTGGCTGCTCAACGCCCGGCACATGCACAACGTCCCCGGCCGCAAGACGGACGCGGCCGATGCCCAGTGGATCGCCGAGCTCGTCGAGTACGGCCTGGTCCGCCCCTCGTTCGTGCCGCCGCAGCCGGTCCGGGAGCTACGGGACCTGACCCGTTACCACAAGGCGCAGATCGAGGAACGGACCCGGGAGGTCCAGCGCCTGGACAAGTTCCTGCAGGACGCGGGGATCAAGCTGTCGTCGGTGTCCTCCTCGATCCTGACGGTGTCCGGTCGGGCGATCCTCGAGTCGATGATCGAGGGCACGACCGACCCGGAGGTGCTCTCGGAACTGGCCCGCGGCCGGCTACGCGCGAAGATCCCGGCGTTGCGGGAGGCGTTGAACGGGTTCTTCACCGGCCACCACGGCCTGATCATCGGGGAGATCCTCGCGAAGCTGGACTACCTCGACGAGGCGATCGACCGGCTCTCGACCGAGATCGACCGGGTGATCGCCCCTTTCGAGGCGAAGGTCGCCCTGCTGGACACGATCCCCGGGGTTGACCGCCGCACCGCGCAGTGCCTGCTCGCCGAGATCGGCCCGGACATGTCGGTGTTCCCGACCGCCGGGCACCTGGCGTCCTGGGCGGGTCGCTGCCCGGGCCAGCACGAGTCCGCCGGTAGATCCAAGGGCGGCAAGACCCGCAAGGGCTCCAAATGGCTGCGGCTGCACCTGCACGAGGCAGCCCGCGCCGCTTCCCGGACCAGGGGCACCTACCTGTCCGCCCAGTACAAGCGGATCAAGGCCAACAGGGGTGCCGCCAAGGCACGGGTCGCCGTCGAGCACTCGATCCTCGTCGCCGCCTGGCACATGCTCAGCCGCGGCGAGCCCTACCAGGACCTCGGCGCCGGCTACTTCACCCGCCGCCAGGACCCCGACCGCCACGCCCAACGGCTCGCCGCCCAGATGAACTCCCTCGGCTACGACGTGGTCTTCACCAAACGACCGACCCCACCCACCGACACCCCGAAGGCCGCCTGA
- a CDS encoding SAM-dependent methyltransferase, whose product MTQGEAVRVTWWPSCWSWWTLLVGGKDNFPADRQAAEQALAVFPHARVSARQNRAFLHRVTRFLTRDAGVRQFLDIGTGIPTPPNLHEVAQSIAPDSRAVYADNDPIVLAHARALLTSAGGGRTAYLDADLREPEKILESAELRDTLDLTRPVALSVIALLHFIPDSDNPYGIIRRYLDSLPAGSYLALTHVTPDFAPDDVRRAVDVYREQGIPAAARTRSEVERFFNGLDPVKPGVQSVHRWRPDDTSRDDLTDAQVNVYGGLARIP is encoded by the coding sequence ATGACTCAGGGTGAGGCTGTCAGGGTGACCTGGTGGCCGAGCTGTTGGAGCTGGTGGACGTTGTTGGTGGGTGGCAAGGACAACTTTCCCGCCGACCGGCAGGCGGCCGAGCAGGCTCTCGCGGTGTTTCCGCATGCCCGGGTCAGCGCCCGGCAGAACCGTGCGTTCCTGCACCGGGTGACCCGGTTCCTCACCCGGGACGCGGGGGTCCGCCAGTTCCTGGACATCGGCACGGGCATCCCGACCCCGCCGAACCTGCACGAGGTCGCCCAGAGCATTGCCCCGGACAGCCGGGCGGTCTACGCCGACAACGATCCGATCGTGCTCGCTCACGCCCGCGCGCTGCTCACCAGCGCCGGCGGAGGCCGCACCGCCTACCTGGATGCCGATCTGCGGGAACCCGAGAAGATCCTCGAATCGGCCGAGCTTCGCGACACGTTGGACCTCACCCGCCCTGTCGCCCTGTCCGTCATCGCTCTCCTGCACTTCATCCCGGACTCCGACAATCCCTACGGCATCATCCGCCGGTACCTCGACTCTCTCCCCGCTGGCAGCTACTTGGCCCTCACCCACGTCACACCCGACTTCGCACCCGACGATGTCCGGCGCGCCGTCGATGTCTACCGGGAGCAAGGCATTCCCGCCGCGGCCCGCACCCGCAGCGAAGTCGAACGTTTCTTCAACGGCCTCGACCCCGTCAAGCCCGGGGTGCAGTCCGTGCACCGCTGGCGGCCCGACGACACCAGCCGGGATGACCTGACCGACGCCCAGGTCAACGTGTACGGAGGACTCGCCCGCATCCCCTGA
- a CDS encoding SDR family oxidoreductase — protein sequence MGTLVGRTALVTGGSRGIGRAIAERLAREGALVAVHYGSDEEAATQTVATIKSGGGRAFLIRAKFGEAGDAAALWESFDRGVAEFTDLPGLDIVVNNAGIVAYAAIGDTAEKDFDDMFAVNVKAPLFILKHGLHRLRDGGRIINITSAAARIAVPMTIAYSMTKAALNVLTHTLAQELGPRGITVNAVAPGVVDTDLVPWLADPQLRERTAALSAFDRIGDPVDIADVVAFLASPDARWVTGQTIDATGGTLLGVTI from the coding sequence ATGGGGACGCTGGTAGGCAGGACCGCGCTGGTCACCGGTGGTAGCAGGGGTATCGGCAGGGCCATCGCCGAACGGCTGGCTCGGGAGGGCGCGCTGGTCGCCGTCCACTACGGGAGCGACGAGGAAGCGGCCACGCAGACGGTCGCCACGATCAAGAGCGGCGGCGGCAGAGCGTTTCTGATCCGGGCAAAGTTCGGGGAGGCCGGCGACGCCGCGGCGCTCTGGGAGTCGTTCGACCGGGGCGTGGCCGAGTTCACCGACCTGCCAGGCCTGGACATCGTCGTCAACAACGCCGGGATCGTCGCCTACGCCGCCATCGGTGACACCGCCGAGAAGGACTTCGACGACATGTTCGCGGTCAACGTCAAGGCACCGTTGTTCATCCTCAAACATGGCCTGCACCGGCTCCGCGACGGTGGCCGGATCATCAACATCACCTCCGCGGCAGCCCGGATCGCCGTCCCGATGACCATCGCCTACTCGATGACCAAGGCAGCCCTCAACGTCCTGACCCACACCCTCGCCCAGGAGCTCGGGCCGCGCGGCATCACCGTCAACGCGGTCGCGCCCGGCGTCGTCGACACCGACCTCGTGCCCTGGCTCGCCGACCCGCAGCTAAGGGAGCGCACGGCCGCCCTGTCGGCCTTCGACCGGATCGGTGACCCGGTCGACATCGCCGACGTCGTGGCCTTCCTCGCCTCCCCCGACGCACGATGGGTCACCGGTCAGACCATCGACGCGACCGGCGGCACCCTGCTCGGCGTGACCATTTAG
- a CDS encoding TetR/AcrR family transcriptional regulator, whose protein sequence is MVLFWERGYEATSIADLTAAMGVGAPSLYAAFGSKRELFDEVVQVYGQTHHAFIARALIEEPTLKAGLDRMLREAAGAYTRPDLPRGCLVISAAVNCNAPEVEQALRALRAADLDALERLVNVAIDAGELPAGTDARALAVYTSVVMQGMAQQARDGADRGDLEAVAALAMRAWPWTAP, encoded by the coding sequence TTGGTGCTGTTCTGGGAGCGCGGCTATGAGGCGACCTCCATCGCCGATCTCACGGCGGCGATGGGCGTCGGCGCCCCGAGCCTGTACGCGGCCTTCGGCAGTAAGCGCGAGCTGTTCGACGAGGTCGTGCAGGTCTACGGCCAGACCCACCACGCCTTCATCGCGAGGGCGCTGATCGAGGAGCCGACCCTCAAGGCCGGCCTGGACCGCATGTTGCGCGAGGCCGCGGGGGCCTACACCCGTCCCGACCTGCCGCGCGGCTGCCTAGTGATCAGCGCCGCTGTCAACTGCAACGCACCCGAGGTCGAACAGGCTTTGCGTGCCCTGCGCGCCGCCGACCTCGACGCGCTCGAACGCCTCGTCAACGTCGCGATTGACGCCGGGGAACTGCCCGCCGGCACCGACGCCCGCGCGCTGGCCGTATACACCAGCGTGGTCATGCAAGGCATGGCCCAACAGGCCCGTGACGGCGCCGACCGCGGCGACCTTGAAGCGGTGGCCGCCCTGGCAATGCGGGCATGGCCCTGGACAGCACCCTGA
- a CDS encoding GlxA family transcriptional regulator: MHTVAVLALPDVIAFDLATPVELFGRARRPDGRPAYRVVVCGAEPMVDAGPVRLAVGAGLDELHRADTIVVPGRNHPEEPTPAPVLDALRAAAKEGTRIASICVGAFTLAETGLLDGLRATTHWLAADALAGRHPAVRVDANALYIDNGAVATSAGAAAGLDLCLHLVHRDHGVAVAADAARIAVAPLHRTGGQAQFIVRNPPRYATATLENVLAWIEENAHLDLTLADLATAAHTSVRTLNRRFHTETGQSPMEWVTGVRVRHAQELLETTDHGVERIARHVGFPSASNFRAHFRRLAGVTPHEYRSTFTGTAAAQQQTGRRNAGA; this comes from the coding sequence GTGCATACCGTCGCGGTGCTCGCCCTACCCGATGTGATCGCCTTCGATCTGGCCACACCGGTCGAGCTGTTCGGACGGGCCCGCCGGCCCGACGGAAGGCCGGCGTACCGGGTTGTCGTCTGCGGGGCGGAGCCGATGGTCGACGCCGGGCCTGTGCGCCTCGCAGTCGGCGCGGGGCTGGACGAGCTCCACCGGGCGGACACGATCGTCGTGCCCGGCCGCAACCATCCCGAGGAACCGACTCCGGCCCCGGTGCTCGACGCCCTACGAGCGGCGGCGAAGGAGGGGACACGCATCGCCTCGATCTGCGTGGGCGCGTTCACCCTCGCCGAGACCGGCCTGCTGGACGGGCTGCGCGCGACCACGCACTGGCTGGCTGCCGATGCGCTGGCCGGCCGCCACCCGGCGGTGCGGGTCGACGCGAACGCGCTCTACATCGACAACGGCGCCGTTGCGACCTCGGCGGGCGCGGCCGCCGGCCTGGACCTGTGCCTGCACCTGGTCCACCGCGACCACGGGGTGGCCGTCGCCGCGGACGCAGCGCGGATCGCGGTCGCGCCCCTGCACCGCACTGGTGGCCAGGCGCAGTTCATCGTGCGCAACCCACCCAGGTACGCGACGGCCACCCTGGAGAACGTGCTTGCCTGGATCGAGGAGAACGCGCACCTCGACCTGACCCTGGCCGACCTCGCCACCGCCGCGCACACCAGCGTCCGCACCCTCAACCGGCGCTTCCACACCGAGACCGGGCAGAGCCCGATGGAATGGGTGACCGGCGTCCGGGTCCGTCACGCCCAGGAGCTCCTGGAGACGACGGACCACGGAGTCGAACGCATCGCCCGGCATGTCGGCTTCCCCAGCGCGAGCAACTTCCGAGCCCACTTCCGCCGCCTCGCCGGCGTCACGCCGCACGAGTACCGCTCCACGTTCACAGGCACGGCCGCCGCCCAGCAGCAGACGGGCAGGCGGAACGCGGGGGCTTGA
- a CDS encoding outer membrane protein assembly factor BamB family protein: MRFAHITDTHVSAIDGDPSQAVELAARYGDQTDTTSGLRYALEAAADHGAAFAVITGDLTDHGTPEEFRRVLDSLAAAPLPVEIVPGNHDHYGHRHQPHPGDTPHGGGFLGAATLTRYEQAMGPRWWSADLGGVHLLALDWFSAWCGIDDTDQQRFVIADLATRAPGLPVVVLAHNQPDHDTLALIRCNAAPDGLLAVLSGHWHADAQRNVGGCHLLSTPAASFGGLDWSPPQLRLITLTSCLRTTDLRHNTIPALPKPPRSPTTSRVDAPTSPRTTSHSIGDHQHLGTLATLAGTVIAPSADTHGAGHLTRLHTSNTDGSDGSDGRVDVLWTMRVADEPVTGVLASHDQILACSHAGTLTALDPATGATHWTRHLPHWQQRRLLATPILTATGRLIVGDVGGITCLNIDTGDTVWHRDQLGQVDTLLTYGTGLATDRLAVLPLGGPTPGLTALNLRDGTLAWTDPPGTPPPSTSLVAIDGTDALLLRTAGPTLERLDLSTGQIRWRTTVTGRFSTAAPLVTDEAILLVTGDGIAHRLDPDHGDIFDRQHLHGLRPAYGPYRSTGTGAPTTPVHTPLGPMIVLLDGSIWQLGCPDGPLLVGDIASPVTTQPVSLGLNTLVVLSTDAVVHLLDINAPVTRPTLAGLASWQAS, translated from the coding sequence CTGCGATTCGCGCACATCACGGACACGCATGTCAGCGCGATCGACGGTGACCCGTCCCAGGCGGTCGAGCTCGCCGCCCGCTACGGCGACCAGACGGACACCACCAGCGGCCTGCGCTACGCGCTGGAGGCCGCAGCCGATCACGGCGCGGCATTCGCCGTGATCACCGGTGACCTCACCGACCACGGCACACCCGAAGAGTTCCGGCGCGTGCTCGACTCCCTCGCCGCCGCGCCGCTGCCGGTAGAGATCGTGCCGGGCAACCACGACCACTACGGCCACCGACACCAACCCCACCCCGGCGACACCCCCCACGGTGGCGGGTTTCTCGGCGCGGCAACACTTACCCGCTACGAGCAGGCCATGGGCCCACGCTGGTGGTCAGCCGACCTAGGCGGCGTGCACCTGCTCGCCCTGGACTGGTTCAGCGCCTGGTGCGGCATCGACGACACAGACCAGCAACGCTTCGTGATCGCAGATCTCGCCACCCGAGCCCCCGGACTGCCGGTCGTCGTGCTCGCCCACAACCAGCCCGACCACGACACACTCGCATTGATCCGCTGCAATGCCGCACCCGACGGCCTCCTCGCCGTGCTGTCAGGACATTGGCATGCCGACGCACAGCGCAATGTCGGCGGCTGTCACCTGCTCAGCACGCCCGCAGCCAGCTTCGGCGGACTGGACTGGTCACCACCGCAACTCCGCCTCATCACCCTCACATCCTGCCTGAGAACTACGGATCTACGGCACAACACGATCCCAGCGCTACCGAAACCGCCACGGTCACCGACCACGTCTCGCGTCGACGCCCCGACCTCGCCCCGCACCACCAGCCACTCGATCGGCGACCATCAACATCTTGGCACCCTCGCAACCCTCGCCGGCACCGTCATCGCACCGAGCGCCGACACCCACGGCGCAGGACACCTGACCCGCCTACACACCTCTAACACCGACGGTAGCGACGGTAGCGACGGCCGAGTCGACGTGTTGTGGACGATGCGCGTCGCGGACGAACCTGTCACCGGCGTTCTCGCCAGCCATGACCAGATCCTGGCGTGCAGCCATGCCGGCACCCTCACCGCGCTCGACCCAGCCACCGGCGCAACCCACTGGACCCGGCACCTCCCACACTGGCAGCAACGCCGGCTGCTAGCCACCCCCATCCTCACCGCGACGGGCCGGCTGATCGTCGGTGACGTCGGCGGCATCACCTGCCTGAACATCGACACCGGGGATACAGTCTGGCACCGCGACCAGCTCGGCCAGGTTGACACTCTGCTCACCTACGGAACCGGTCTGGCCACCGACCGCTTGGCCGTGCTGCCCCTCGGCGGCCCCACCCCGGGCCTGACCGCTTTGAACCTGCGCGACGGCACCCTCGCCTGGACCGACCCACCCGGCACACCACCGCCCTCCACCTCGCTGGTTGCCATTGACGGGACCGATGCGCTATTACTCCGCACCGCAGGACCCACCCTCGAGCGACTGGACCTGTCCACCGGCCAGATTCGGTGGCGCACCACCGTGACCGGCCGCTTCTCCACGGCCGCTCCCCTGGTCACCGACGAGGCGATCCTGCTCGTCACCGGCGACGGCATCGCTCACCGGCTCGACCCGGATCACGGCGACATCTTCGACCGCCAGCACCTGCACGGGCTGCGCCCCGCCTATGGTCCCTACCGGTCCACCGGAACAGGCGCGCCCACCACTCCCGTCCATACCCCCCTCGGACCGATGATCGTGCTGCTCGATGGCAGCATCTGGCAACTGGGCTGCCCCGACGGTCCGCTCCTCGTCGGCGACATCGCGTCGCCCGTCACCACCCAGCCTGTTTCACTCGGATTGAACACCCTCGTCGTACTCAGCACTGACGCGGTCGTTCACCTGCTCGACATCAACGCCCCTGTAACCCGCCCCACGCTCGCCGGTCTGGCATCGTGGCAGGCATCATGA
- a CDS encoding MurR/RpiR family transcriptional regulator, with translation MTSATHNRRPNTSQHIADVVANGGTITAQLRACMPTLTPSGQRIGQAILAEPRDIIHMTVTDLAERTETSVATIVRFCQDISLKGFADPAGLFRLRG, from the coding sequence ATGACCAGCGCCACCCACAACCGCCGACCCAACACCAGTCAACACATCGCAGACGTTGTTGCCAATGGTGGCACCATCACCGCACAACTCCGCGCCTGCATGCCCACCTTGACCCCCAGTGGTCAACGGATCGGCCAGGCCATCCTCGCCGAACCCCGCGACATCATCCACATGACCGTCACCGACCTCGCCGAACGCACCGAGACCTCGGTCGCCACCATCGTCCGATTCTGCCAGGACATCAGCCTCAAAGGCTTCGCAGACCCTGCTGGTTTATTCAGGCTGCGTGGGTGA
- a CDS encoding IS1182 family transposase → MSLQPRPWPEVPPLTAQVARAAFPKGNLAMRIRDELGVVYEDGRFTGAFGVRGRPGISPAQLMMATVLQFAENLTDRQAADAVRDRMSWKYALGLDLDDPGFDASVFTEFRTRLVAGDLATHALDALLARLVAQGLLTAGGRARTDSTHVLGAIRQLCRLELAGETVRAALEALASAAPAWLGGVIDDSWQRRYGARVDTWRLPASETKRKALMVEYGRDGYHLLAAVHARDAPVWLRQIPAVDVLRRVWVQQFYRYTTGSGTEVVRRRENTSEGGDGLPPGRDRLISPYDLDTRHSLKRDQSWDGYKVHLTETCTPPDPAPAPDTTGRGDVPNLIIGVLTTPATTPDAAALDDIHTELDRNGLAPDEHLLDSGYPSANQIIHSARAYGIRLVTPILLDHSHQAKARAGYDKASFSFDFDRRRGTCPQGRTSSTWNPSRQRAAEVIVVTWTKATCGPCPAREQCTKGKQRHITLRDRELHEATVTARAAQTTDEWKRRYAARSGIEGTIRQTTHVTGIRTARYRGLSKTSLEHTIAATAINMIRLDAYWTGKPLDRTRTTHLTRLDLTHAA, encoded by the coding sequence GTGTCCCTGCAACCGAGACCCTGGCCCGAGGTCCCGCCACTGACCGCGCAGGTCGCGCGTGCCGCGTTCCCGAAGGGGAACCTGGCGATGCGTATCCGTGACGAGCTCGGCGTGGTCTACGAGGACGGCCGGTTCACCGGCGCGTTCGGGGTGCGGGGCCGGCCGGGGATCTCCCCGGCGCAGCTGATGATGGCCACGGTCCTGCAGTTCGCCGAGAACCTCACCGACCGGCAGGCCGCGGACGCGGTCCGGGACCGGATGTCGTGGAAGTACGCGCTCGGTCTCGATCTCGACGATCCCGGGTTCGACGCCAGCGTGTTCACGGAGTTCCGGACCCGGCTGGTCGCGGGGGATCTCGCGACCCACGCCCTCGACGCGCTTCTGGCGCGTCTGGTCGCGCAGGGGCTGCTCACCGCGGGCGGGCGGGCGCGTACCGATTCCACCCATGTGCTCGGCGCGATCCGGCAGCTGTGCCGGCTGGAACTGGCCGGGGAGACCGTGCGCGCCGCGCTCGAGGCGCTTGCCAGCGCCGCCCCGGCCTGGCTGGGCGGGGTGATCGACGACTCCTGGCAGCGGCGGTACGGGGCGCGGGTCGACACCTGGCGTCTTCCCGCGTCGGAGACGAAGCGTAAGGCCCTCATGGTCGAGTACGGCCGTGACGGCTACCACCTGCTCGCGGCCGTCCACGCCCGCGACGCGCCGGTCTGGCTGCGCCAGATCCCCGCCGTCGACGTTTTACGGCGGGTCTGGGTGCAGCAGTTCTACCGGTACACCACGGGCAGCGGGACGGAGGTGGTACGACGGCGGGAGAACACCTCCGAAGGCGGAGACGGTCTCCCGCCTGGCAGAGACCGCCTGATCTCGCCCTACGACCTCGACACCCGGCACAGCCTCAAACGTGACCAGAGCTGGGACGGGTACAAGGTCCATCTCACCGAGACCTGCACCCCACCCGACCCCGCACCAGCACCCGACACGACCGGGCGTGGGGACGTCCCGAACCTGATCATCGGGGTGCTGACCACCCCGGCGACCACCCCCGACGCGGCCGCCCTGGATGACATCCACACCGAACTCGACCGCAACGGGCTGGCCCCCGACGAGCACCTGCTCGACTCCGGCTACCCCAGCGCCAACCAGATCATCCACTCCGCCCGGGCTTATGGGATCCGCCTGGTCACCCCGATCCTGCTCGACCACTCCCACCAGGCGAAAGCCCGGGCGGGCTACGACAAGGCGAGTTTCTCCTTCGACTTCGACCGCCGCCGCGGCACCTGCCCGCAGGGCCGGACCAGCTCGACGTGGAACCCGTCCCGCCAGCGCGCCGCCGAGGTGATCGTGGTGACCTGGACGAAAGCGACCTGCGGTCCCTGCCCGGCCCGGGAACAGTGCACGAAAGGCAAACAGCGCCACATCACCCTCCGGGACCGTGAGCTCCACGAAGCCACCGTCACCGCACGGGCCGCACAGACGACCGACGAATGGAAACGCCGCTACGCAGCCCGGTCCGGGATCGAGGGCACCATCCGCCAGACCACCCACGTCACGGGTATCCGGACCGCCCGCTACCGCGGCCTGTCCAAGACCAGCCTGGAACACACCATCGCCGCGACCGCGATCAACATGATCCGGCTCGATGCCTACTGGACCGGCAAGCCCCTCGACCGCACCCGCACCACCCACCTCACCCGGCTCGACCTCACCCACGCAGCCTGA
- a CDS encoding MurR/RpiR family transcriptional regulator, with the protein MLGVGTSSPLAQDAAYRFRTVGLTTEAPLDPHIQHVTARLLHPGTACLAISHTGQTQETLASAAAAKQAGAETIALTSFYRSPLAKIVETCLVAGSRETKFRIEAMSSRIIHSTILDALYVAVCLANPERAQTTQQLTAEVLAEHRI; encoded by the coding sequence ATACTCGGTGTCGGCACCTCCTCCCCCCTCGCGCAGGACGCCGCGTACCGATTCCGCACCGTCGGGCTGACCACGGAAGCACCCCTCGACCCACACATCCAGCACGTCACCGCACGCCTGCTCCACCCCGGAACTGCCTGCCTTGCGATCAGCCACACCGGGCAGACCCAAGAAACCCTCGCCAGCGCCGCCGCCGCCAAACAAGCCGGCGCCGAAACCATCGCCCTCACCAGCTTCTACCGGTCACCACTCGCCAAAATCGTCGAAACCTGCCTCGTTGCCGGAAGCCGCGAAACGAAATTTCGCATCGAAGCCATGAGTAGCCGCATCATCCACTCCACCATTCTCGACGCCCTCTACGTCGCCGTCTGCCTCGCCAACCCAGAACGAGCGCAAACCACCCAGCAACTCACCGCCGAAGTCCTCGCCGAACACCGCATCTAA